TGTACCGGCCGCTTCCTGGCTCATCAAACCCAGCCCGGGCCAGGCCCCGGTCCCGGACCACCAGGAGGATGGCGGGGGAGATGGGGGCACAGTTCACCACAGGGTCCAGCACCCGAGGGTTGGGGTCGTCTGGGGCATTGTAAAGAAGGGCCACCAGGTCCAGGGGGCCGGTGTAGGCGAAGCGCAGGTACCCGGTAGCGGAGGCCACGTTGTAGCGATCAAACTCCCCCACGAACTCTATGGCCCCCACCCTGGTCCCGGAGGAAAAAACCTCGGGAACCAACCCTTGGCCCCTAGGGTTAGGGGTGAAGGGATCGGCGTAGAGGGCGACCCGGTCCTCGCTCAAGGCGTAGTTCTCCACCCTGAGGTAGAAGACCTGCCCCGCCTGGCCCCGGAAGTTGAGGCGGAGGCCGGGATCGGCGGTGATCTGGGGCCTTAGGCCCAAGGGGGTGAGCTCCGGCCGGGCCGCAAACCAGTTCCGGGCCACGCTCACCGCCTGGACCACGCCCCGGTCATCCAGGAGGACCAGGCGGAGGCGAGCCGTGAGCTGGAGATCTGCGGAAACCGCCGAAATCCGCACAGCCCCGTCCGAGACCAGGGGAATCCGATAGACGACCATCCCCGGCCGAAGCTCGCCCCCAGGAGCCCCCTGGGCCGGGGGCAAGACGGCCACCTGGTTTCCTCCCACGGGTAGATCCCCGCCCACAGGCGGGCCTCCCCCCAGGTTGCAAGCAACGAGGAATAGGGCGATAGGCCAAAGTCTCCAGCGCATAAGAACTCCCCAGGGACCAGCATAACCCCAAGGAGGGTGCTAGGGCTTGGGCTTTCCTTTAGCTACTCCAGCACCCCCAGGTAGGCGTAGAGGTCGGGCCCCCCCGGGAGGATCTCCACCGCTAGCCCAGGGAACCTTTGCGCCAGGGCCTCTACGGCCTCCTTGGGGGTGTTGGGCCCCAGGAAGAGCGTGAGGACCTCCTTGCCCTCCTGGCCCAGGTGGATGAGGCCCTCCAGGACCTCCTCCGGGGTCTCCCCCACCAGGACCAGCCTGCCGTCCAGGAGGCCGATGGGCTTGTCCTTGAGGATCTTGAGGCCTTCCACCTCGGCGTCGCGGCTGGCCCAGGTGACCTCGAGGGTCACCGCCCCCCGCATGGCCTCCTCCATCTCGGGAAGGAGTTCCTCAGGCTCCCGCTCAGGGGCATAGCGCACCGCTGCTGCCAGGCCCTGGCCCAGGGTACAGGTCCTGAGCACATGCACCTCCTTGCCCGCCTCCTTGGCCAACCTGGCCGCCTCCTCCGCCCCTAAGAAGACGTTGGGGTTGTTGGGCAGGAGGATCGCCTTGGGGTTAGGTAAGCTCCTAACAGCCGAGAGGAGGTCCTCCACGCTGGGGTTCTGGGTCTGCCCCCCGGCCACCACCCGGGCCCCCAGGCTGCGGAAGACCCGGGCCACCCCGTGCCCCGGGGCCACAGCCACCAGGCCCGTGGGGGGTGGGGTTTCCTGCAAAAGCCCCGCCATGGCCAGGATCTCCGTGTGCTGCTCGGTCATGTCCTCCACCTTGGTCCGCACCATGCGGCCAAAGCGGGCCACGGCGGAAAGAAGCCCGTCGGGATCGTCCGTGTGGATGTGCCCCTTCACGCAGCCCTCGGCCCCCACCACCAGGAGGGAGTCCCCAAAAGGGGCCACGGCCTCCCGGATCTTCTCTATGGGCACCTCCACCCCCTCCAGGAGGAACTCCGTGCAGTAGCCGAACTCCTCGGTGGCGAAGGCGGTCTGGGCGTAGCGCTCCACCCTTGGGGGCTCAGGGAGGGGTAGCCCTAGGGCGTAGCCCCGGATCCCCTCCAGGAGGCGCACGTACCCCGCGCCCCCCGCATCCACCACCCCGGCCTGCTTGAGGACGGGAAGGAGCTCTGGGGTCTTCGCCAAGGCCTCCTGGGCTGCCTTCAGAGCGTTCTCCAAAACGGCCTCCAGGGTGTCCCCCCTCGCCCCCTCCCCTGCCCTCCGGGCCACGGTGAGGATGGTCCCCTCCACGGGGCGCATGACCGCCCGGTAGCCAGCTTCCGCCCCCAGGCGCAGGGCCTCGGCCAGGGTTTGCGCGTCCAAAGCCCCCTTCTTGCGGATGGCCTGGGAGAAGCCCTTGAGGATCTGGGAGAGGATGACCCCGCTGTTCCCCCGGGCCCCGAGGAGGCTCCCGTAGGCGATGGCCCGGGCCACCTCGGCCATCCTCGAGGTGTCGGCCAGGTCCAGCTCCCGGCGGAGGGACTCTAGGGTAAGGTGCATGTTGGTTCCCGTGTCCCCGTCGGGCACGGGGTAGACGTTTAGGGCGTTCAGCTCCTCCACGTAGACGGCGAACCAGTCCGTGGCGTAGCGGAAGGCTTCGGCCAGCTCCCCGGGCCCCCAGCTAGCCACGCCCCACCCCCACCACGTGCACCCGCACCTGGGAGAGCTCCACCCCCGCCAACCTCTCCGCGGCGAAGGCCGCCCGCTCCGCCAAGGACTCCACCACCGTAGGGATGCGGACCCCCACGGCCACCACCACGTAAAAGTCCGCCTGGTACTTCCCGGGGGCGGTGGGGTCCGGGCGGACCACCACCCCCTCGCTGGCCTCCTGCCGCCCCAGGATGCGCACCACCTGGTCCTTGAGGCCCGCCGGGGCCATGCCCACCACCCCCGGCACCTCGTGGGCCGCCAGGGCCAGGAGGGCTGCCAGGGCGTTCTCCGTTACGGTCACGCGTCCTGTCATCCTACCTCCTCAGGGCTTCCTCAGGGGGAGTATAGGCCAGGCCAAAGGCCTCGGCCACCCCGGGGTGGGTGAGGAGGCCCCTATGGGTGTTCAGGCCCTTGAGGAGGGCCTCATCCTCCAAAAGGGCCCCCAAGCCCTTCTCCGCCAGCTTGAGCACGTAGGGTAGGGTCTGGTTGGTAAGGGCGAAGGTGGACGTCCTGGGCACGGCCCCGGGCATGTTGGCCACCCCGTAGTGGACCACCCCGTCCACCACATAGGTGGGCTCGGCGTGGGTGGTGGGGCGGATGGTCTCCACACACCCTCCCTGGTCCACGGCCACGTCCACGATCACCGCCCCCTCTTTCATGAGGGGGAGCATCTCCCGGGTCACCAGCTTGGGGGCCTTGGCCCCCGGGACCAGGACCGCCCCGATGAGGAGGTCGGCGTGCCCAATGCTCTTCTTGATGTTGGCCTCCGTGGCGGTGAGGGTCACCACCCGCCCCCCGAAGATGTCGTCCAGGTACTGGAGGCGCTTGTGGTTCACGTCCAGGATGGTGACCTGGGCCCCCATGCCCAGGGCGATCTTGGCGGCGTTGGTGCCCACAGTGCCGCCCCCCAGGATGACCACGCTGGCCGGGGCCACCCCCGGTACCCCCCCGAGGAGGATCCCCCGGCCCCCATGGGGCTTCTCCAGGAACTGGGCCCCCACCTGGGGGGCCATGCGCCCGGCCACCTCGCTCATGGGGATGAGGAGGGGAAGGGAGCCGTCAGCGAGCTGCACGGTCTCGTAGGCGATGCCGGTGACCCCGCTTTGCAACATGGCCTTGGTGAGGGTCCGGTCGGCGGCCAGGTGGAGGTAGGTGAAGAGGATCAGGCCCTCCCGCAGGAAGGGGTACTCCTCGGGCAGGGGCTCCTTCACCTTCACCACCATCTCCGCCTTCCAGGCCTCCTCCTGGCGCACCAGGATGGCCCCCGCCCGCTCGTACTCCACGTCGCTTAGGCCCGAACCTAGGCCCGCCCCCCGCTCCACCAAGACGGTGTGGCCCCGGCGGACCAGGCTCTCCACGCCCCCGGGGGTAAGGGCCACCCGGTTCTCCAGGGTCTTGGTCTCCTTGGGCACGCCGATCACCATGCTAGGCCTCCTTCACGAACACCCTCTTGATCTTCAGCTTGAACCCATCGCCCTCGGCGATGGCCAAAAGCCGCCTGCGGGAGTCTACCAGGGTCACGTAGCCCAGGGCGGGGATGGGGAGGGGTACCCCCTCCAAGACGCGCCTGGCCTCGGTGTGGGAGAGCTCCACCACGGGGAAGGGCAGGACGTCCACCTCGGGGATGGCCTTGTCCGGGGAAAGCTCGGAGAGCCTCACCGCCCGCTCCAGCCCCACTTTGCCGATGCGGGTGCGCACCAGGCCGGAGAGGAAGGCCTTGGTCTTCAGCCTTTCCCCCAGGTCCCGGGCAAAAGCGCGCACATAGGTGCCGGGGCCCACCACCAGGCGGATCACCGCGGTGGGGTAAGGCCCTGGGGGCTTGGGCAGCTCTACCCTCCTCCCCCCTTTTTCCGCCAGGCGCCAGCCCTTGGCGGAAGGGGCGATGGGGTGGGGGGTTGGCTCTGGATCTAGGGCCAGGAGTTCCACCTCCAGGTACCTCACCGGCCTAGGGCCAAGCTCCAGGGGCTTCCCCTCCCGAGCGGCCTCATAGGCCCGCTTCCCCCCCACCTTGATGGCCGAGTACAAGGGGGGCACCTGCTCCTTGACGTCCAGGAAGCTCGGGAGGAGGCTTTCCAAGTCCTTCCGGTCCAAGCGCACCGGGGCCTCCTCGCTGACGGGGCCCTCTGCGTCCAGGGTGGGGGTGGTGGCCCCAAAGGAGACCCAGGCGAGGTACTCCTTCTCCTCCCCCGAGAGGAAGGGGACCAGCTTGGTGCTCTCCTCGGAAACCAGAAGGAGAAGCCCCGTGGCCAGGGGGTCCAGCGTCCCCGTGTGCCCTACCCGGCGGGTGTTGAGGCGCTTTCTGGCCTCATCCACCGCATCGTGGGAGGTGAGGTGGAGGGGCTTGTCCACCGCGTAGAGGGCCATGCCTAGGGGATTCTATCACCCCCCTAGAATGAAGGGGTGGAGCTCCAAAGCCATTACCCTAGCCTGGGCTTCGCCTGGCCTCGGCCCGGGGTGCTGGAGGTCACCTTTAGGGGGGAAAGGCTGAACGCCATGAGCCCCGAGACCCACCGGGCCCTTTCCCAGGTGTGGCGGGACCTCGAGGAGGTGGAGGGGGTCCGGGCCGTGCTCCTCCGGGGAGAGGGCGGGGTCTTCTCCGCTGGAGGCTCCTTCGCCCTCATCGAGGAGATGCGCGCCTCCCCCGAGGCCTTGATGCGGGTCTACCGGGAGGCCCGGGACCTGGTCCTTAGGCCCTTAGACTTCCCCCGGCCCATCGTGGCCGCAGTGGAAGGGGTGGCGGTGGGCGCGGGGCTCGCCTTAGCCCTGGCGGCGGATGTGGCCGTGGTGGGCAAGGGGGCCAGGCTCCTGGACGGGCACCTGCGCCTGGGGGTGGCGGCGGGGGACCACGCCGTCCTCCTCTGGCCCCTCCTGGTGGGCATGGCCAAGGCCAAGTACCACCTCCTCCTCAATGAGCCCCTCACGGGGGAGGAGGCGGAGCGGCTGGGCCTGGTGGCCCTGGCGGTGGAGGACGGGGAGGTGTACGGGAGGGCCCTCGAGGTGGCGGAAAGGCTGGCCCAAGGCCCCAAAGAGGCCCTGGAGCACACCAAGCGGGCCCTGAACCACTGGTTCCGCGCCTTCCTTCCCCACTTTGAGCTCTCCTTGGCCCTGGAGTTCCTGGGCTTCTTTGGCAAGGAGCTGGAGGAAGGGCTAAAGGCCCTAAAGGAAAAGCGCCCCCCCGACTTTCCATGAAGGAGACCATGCGCCTACAAGCCTTCCTGGCCCGGGCCGGGGTGGCGAGCCGACGCAAGGCGGAGGAGCTGATCCTCAAGGGCCTGGTGCGGGTGAACGGGGAAGTGGCCCGCCTGGGGCAGAAGGTGGGGCCAGCCCACGTGGTGGAGGTGGCGGGGAAGCGGGTGGAGCTTCCCCAAGAACGGGTGGTCCTGGCCCTCCATAAGCCCAGAGGGTACACCACCACCCGCTCCGATCCCCACGCCAGGAGAACCGTCTATGAGCTCCTCCCGGAAATCCCCAGCCTCCAGGCGGTGGGGAGGCTAGACCGGGACTCCGAGGGCCTCCTCCTCTTTAGCAACGACGGGGAGCTCACCTTCCGCCTCACCCACCCCCGGTACGGGGTCAAGAAGGTCTACCGGGTCTGGACGGAAAGGGGAACCCTGCCCGAGGCGCTGTGCCGGAGGCTTTTGGGGGGGGTGGCCCTCGAGGACGGTCCCGCCCGGGCCCTGGCCTGCCGGCCCGCCCCTGGGGGGGCCCTCCTCACCCTGGGGGAGGGAAGGAAGCGGGAGGTGCGCAGGATGCTCAAGGCCTTGGGCTACCCGGTGAAGCGGCTAGTGCGCCTCCAGATAGGGCCCATCCGCCTGGGAAGCCTGCCCCCGGGAAGGTGGCGCAGGCTTTCCCCAGAGGAGGTTCAGGCCCTCCTCGAGGAAGTGGGGCTAGAATGAGGGGCATGTTCACCGCGGGAAACGGTCCCGTGCAGATCAGCGCCGAGGCCATCCAAAGGAGGGTGGCCGAGCTAGGGGAGGCTATCGCCCGGGACTACCAGGGGAAGACCCCCCACCTGGTCTGCGTCCTGAACGGGGCCTTCATCTTCATGGCCGACCTGGTGCGGGCCATCCCCCTCCCCCTCACCCTGGACTTCATCGCCATCAGCTCCTACGGGAACGCCTTTAGGTCCAGCGGGGAGGTGGAGCTTCTCAAGGACCTGCGCCTCCCCATCCACGGGCGGGACGTGATCGTGGTGGAGGACATCGTGGACACGGGCCTCACCCTCTCCTACCTCCTGGACTACCTGGAGGCCAGGAGGCCCGCCTCCATAAGGGTGGCTGCCCTTCTTTCCAAGCCCGCCCGGCGCCAGGTGGAGGTCCCCATCCACTACCTGGGCTTCGAGATCGCGGACGCCTACGTCTACGGCTACGGCCTGGACCGGGCCCAGTTTGACCGGAACCTTCCCTTCGTCACCTCCATCCGCCCGGAGGAAGAATGAAGCACCTGGACCTCATCACCGCCCTCTTCGCCACCGTCCTCCTGGTCTCCAACGTGGCCTCCACCAAGCTGGTGGTCCTGGGGCCCTTCACCTTTGACGGGGGCACCCTCCTCTTTCCCCTGGCCTACATCTTTGGGGACATCCTCACCGAGGTCTACGGCTACCGGCGGAGCCGGAGGGTCATCTGGATCGGCTTCCTCGCCCTCCTCCTCGCCACCCTCACCTTCCAAGGGGTGGCCGCCCTCCCCCCTCCCCAGGACCCAGAAAGCCGCCGCTTCGCCGAGGCCTTCGGCCTCCTCCTGGGCCTCACCCCCAGGATCGTCCTGGGAAGCCTCCTGGCCTACCTGGTGGGGGAGTTCGCCAACGCCTACGTCCTGGCCCGGCTCAAGGTGCGCACCGAGGGGCGCTTCTTCTGGCTTAGGGCCCTGGCCTCCACCCTGGTGGGCCAGGGACTGGACACCGCCATCTTCCTCCTCGTGGCCTTCTACGGGGTCTTCCCCAATGAGGTCCTCCTCCTGGTCTTCCTCTCCAACTACGCCTTCAAGGTAGGGGTGGAGGTCCTGATGCTCCCCGCCACCTATGGGGTGGTGGGCTTCCTGAAACGGACCGAGGGCGTGGACGCCTACGACCGGGATACCGACTTCAATCCCTTCCGGCTGGCATGAGGCAAAGCGGCATGAACCCCCTTTTCTCCCACACCATGGGCCTCGGCACCTGGGCCTGGGGGGACCGCCTTTTTTGGGGCTACGGCCGGGAGTACGGGGAGGAGGACCTCAGGAGGGCCTTCGCGGCGAGCCTACAAGCGGGGATCCGCCTCCTGGACACCGCGGAGTTCTACGGCTTTGGCCTTGCCGAGGAGCTTCTGGGGCGCTTCATGGCGGAAACGGGGCAGAGGCCCTACCTGGTGAGCAAGTTCTTCCCCTACCCCTGGCGGCTTTCCCGGAGGAGCCTGGTGGGGGCCCTCAAGGGGAGCCTGAAGCGGCTTGGGGTGGAGGCCCTGGACCTCTACCTCCTCCACTGGCCCTGGCCCCCCGTGCCCCTTAGGGTCTGGGCCGAGGCCCTGGCGGAGGCCTACGAGCGGGGCCTCGCCCGGGGGGTGGGGTTCTCCAACCTGAGCCTGGCCCAGCTGGAGGAGGCCAAGGGGGTGCTGGACCGCCACCGAGTTCCCCTCCTTACCCTGCAGGTGGAGTATAGCCTCCTGGTGCGGGACTGGGAGGCCCACCTCCCTGCTTTGCGCCGGGAGGGGATCGCCCTCATGGCCTATAGCCCCTTGGCCATGGGCTGGCTTTCCGGCAAGCTGGACCCGGAGAAGCCCCCCGGGGGCTACCGGGGGAGGAAGTACCGCCCCCTCCTCCCCAGGGTGAAGGCCCTCCTCCCCGTCCTAAAGGAGCTCGCCCAGGCCAAGGGCACCACCCCCGCCGCCCTCGCCCTCCGCTACCTGGTGGAGAAGGGAGCCCTCCCCATCCCCGGGGCCAAGAACGAGGCCCAGGTGCGGCAAAACGCCCTGGCCCTCGCCCTCCGCCTCACCCCGGAGGAGGTGGCCCGCCTCGAGGCGGCGTAAGCTTAGGGGGATGCCGGGAGTCGCCATCATCGGAGCGCAGTGGGGAGACGAGGGCAAGGGCAAGGTGGTGGACGCCCTGGCCCGGGAGGCGGACTACGTGGTCCGCTACCAGGGCGGGGCCAACGCCGGGCACACCGTGGTGGCCGAGGGGCGGGTCTTCAAGCTGAACCTCCTCCCCTCCGGGGTCATCCACCCCCACGCGGTGAACGTCCTGGCGGACGGGATGGTCCTTGACCCCTTCCGCTTCCAGGAGGAGCTGGAATCCCTGAAGAGGGAGGGCTTCCACCCCCAGGTCCTGGTCTCCGAGAGGGCCCACCTGGTCCTCCCCCACCACAAGCACGTGGAAAGCCGCCACAACTTCGTGGGCACCACGGGGAGGGGGATCGGCCCCGCCTACTCCGACCGGGCGAGAAGGGTGGGGATCCGGGCCGGGGACCTCCTGGACGAGGAGGTCCTGAGGGAGAGGGTGCGCCGCCTCCTCTTTGAGAAGCCTAACTCCACGAAGGAGGCGGGCTGGGACACGGAGGAGAAGGCCCTGGAGGACCTGGGGCGGATGCGGGCCATCCTCGAGCCCTACATCGCCGACACGGGAAGCCTCCTCCGGGAGGCGGTGAGGAAGGGGAAGCGCCTCCTCTTTGAGGGGGCCCAGGCCACCCTCCTGGACCTCAACTACGGCACCTACCCCTACGTGACCAGCTCCCATCCCACCGTGGGGGGCATCCTGGTGGGCACGGGGCTTTCCCACAAGGCCCTCACCAAGGTCTACGGGGTGACCAAGGCCTACGCCACCCGGGTGGGGGAAGGCCCCTTCCCCACGGAGCTCCACGGCCCCCTGGCCCACCACCTGCGTGAAAGGGGCGGGGAGTATGGGACCACCACGGGCAGGCCCCGCCGGGTGGGCTGGCTGGACCTGGTGGCCCTCCGGTATGCCTGCGAGGTGAACGGGTTTGACGGCCTCATCCTCACCAAGCTGGACGTGCTTTCCGGCCTGGAGAAGGTGAGGGTGGCCGTGGAGTACCTGGACGGGAGCCGCCCCGGGGAGGCCAGACCGGAGGCGGTGCGCTACCTGGAGCTCCCGGGCTGGGGGGACCTCGCCGGGGTGCGAAGGCGGGAGGACCTGCCGGAAAGCCTCCTCCGCTACCTGGAGCTGGTTGAGGAGCACACGGGCGTCCCCGTGGTGCTCTTCTCCACCAGCCCCAGGCGGGAGGACACCTTTGGGGCGGTAAGCTGGGTTTAGACTAGGGCTATGGCCCGGAAAGCCCCCCTCTATCAGGCCAGCTTTGAGGAGTTTTTGGCCCTCGAGGCCACCTCCCCCGAGCGCCACGAGTTCGTGGAGGGCCTGGTCTTCGCCATGGCCGGGGGAACGGACTACCACAACCGCCTGGTGGCCCGCATCCTCCTCGCCCTCCTGCCGGCGGCGGAAAGGGCAGGGTGTGAAGCCTTCGCCGAGGGCATGCTCCTCAAGGTGGAGGACGCGGCCTATTACCCGGATGTGTTCGTCACCTGCGAGGAGCCCTTAGAGGGGGCCCGGTACAAGAGGACCGCCTGCCTGGTGGTGGAGGTCCTCTCCCAGGGAACGGAGGCCATAGACCGAGGAGAGAAGCTCCACCGCTACCGCAAGCTCCCCGGGCTTCAGGCCTACGTCCTGGTCTCCCAGGAAGCCAAGCGGGTGGAGGTCTACCGCCGCCTGCCCGACGGTAGCTTTCGCTACGAGGTGGTGGAGGAGGGCCAGGTACCCCTTCCCTGTGTGGAAGCCTCCTTGGACCTGGAGGCCCTCTACCAGGGGCTTCCCGTCTAGCCCTTGAGGAAGGCCACGTACCGCTCCAGGAGGAGGTAGGCCTCCCCCGAGGCCAGAACCTCCAGGGCCAGGCGCACCCCCTCCTCCAGGGTGGGGACTTTCCCCGCGGCGTAAAACCCCGCCCCCGCCGCCAGGGCCACGGCCCCCCCTAGGGGCCCCTTCTCCCTCCCCTTGAGGACCCTTCGGGCAAGCTCGGCGTTCTCCTCGGGGGAGCCCCCCCTTAGGGCCTCGAGGGGGGCCCGCCCCAAGCCCACCGCCTCCGGGGTGAGGGCGTAAGCCCCCTTCCCCACCTCCACCACCTGGTTCTCCCCCAAGACCAGCTCGTCCGCCCCCTCCCCGTGGACCACGAGGCCCTTGGCCCCAAGCCTCCCTAGGGCCTCGGCCATGGGGGAAAGCCACCCAGGGCTAAAGACCCCCAGCACATACCGGTCCGCCCCGGCGGGGTTGGTGAGGGGGCCCAGGAGGTTGAAGACGGTGCGGATGCCCAGCTCCGCCCGCACCGGGGCCACGTGGCGCATGGCGGGGTGGAAGACCCGGGCGAAGAGGAAGCCGAAGCCCAGGGCCTCAATGGCCTCCCCCACCCTTTCGGGAGGGGCCTCGAGGTCCACCCCCAAAGCCTCCAAGAGGTCCGCGGAGCCCGCCTTGGAACTCGCCGCCCGGTTCCCGTGCTTGGCCACGGCCACCCCGCCCGCCGCCGCCACCAAGGCCCCCAGGGTGGAGAGGTTCAGGAGGCCCTTCCCATCCCCCCCGGTGCCCACGAGGTCCAGAAGGGGGCGCCGGCCCACCTTGAGGGGCCTCGCCGCCTCCCGCATGGCCCGGGCCATGGCGGCAATCTCGTGGGGCCTCTCCCCCCTTAAGGCCAGGGCGGTGAGGAGGCCCGCCGCCTTCACCGGGGAGACCTCCCCCCGCATCAGGGCCCCCATGAGCCCATAGGCCTCCTCCTCCCCCAGCACCTCGCCTAAAAGGGCCTTCTTCAGCGCCTCCATGGGTCCTCCAGGAAGTTCTTGAGGATGAGTTTACCGGCTTCCGTGAGGTAGCTTTCCGGGTGGAACTGGACCCCGTGGGTGGGGAAGTCCCGGTGGCGGAAGCCCATCACCGTCCGCCCCCCCGCCTCCTCCACCCAGGCGTTGACCCGAAGCTCCTCGGGCACCGCCTCCACCACCAAGGAGTGGTAGCGGGTGGCGGGGAAGGGGTTGGGCAGGCCCCGGAAGACCCCGGTGCCGTCGTGGTGGATGGCGCTCACCTTCCCGTGCATGACGACCGGGGCCAGCACCACCTTCCCCCCGAAGGCGGCCCCGATGGCCTGGTGCCCCAGGCAGACCCCCAGGATGGGGTAGCGGGGGGCGTAGCGCCCGATGAGGGGAAGGGAAAGCCCCGCCTCCAAGGGGGTGCAGGGCCCGGGGCTGATGAGGATGCGGTCCGGGTCCAAGGCCTCCACCTCCTCCAGGGCGAACCGGTCGTTCCGCCAGACCACGGGCCTCGCCCCCATCTCCCCCAGGTACTGGACCAGGTTGTAGGTGAAGCTGTCGTAGTTGTCTATCACCAAAACGGTCATAAACCCGCCTCCGCCATCTCCACCGCCTTGAGGAGGGCCCTCGCCTTGTTCAGGCACTCCTCGTACTCCCTCTCCGGCACCGAGTCCGCCACGATCCCCGCCCCCGCCTGGACGTGCATCCGCCCCCCAGCGATGACGAAGGTGCGCAGGGTGAGGGCCATGTCCATGGCCCCGTCGTAGGCCAGGTAGCCGAAGGCCCCCCCGTAGGGGCCCCTCCGGTGGGGCTCCAGCTCCTCGATGATCTCCATGGCCCGGATCTTGGGGGCCCCGGAGACGGTGCCCATGGGGAGGACGCTGGCCAGGGCGTCCAAGGGGGTCTTCCCCTCGGCCAGGACCCCTTCCACCGTGGAGACCAGGTGCATCACGTGGGAGTAGGGCTCCACGTGCAGGGGCTCGAGGACCCGCACCGTGCCGAAGGCGGCCACCCGGCCGATGTCGTTGCGGGAGAGGTCCAGGAGCATCACGTGCTCCGCCCGCTCCTTTTCGTCCTTTAGAAGCTCCTCGGCAAGCCTCCTGTCCTCCTCCTCGTCCCTCCCCCGGGGCCTGGTGCCCGCGATGGGCCGGGTCACCACCCTCCTCCCGTCCGAGCGCAGGAGGCTTTCCGGGCTGGCCGAGACCAGGACCACCTCCCCCAGGTCCAAGTAGCCCATGTAGGGGCTCGGGTTCACGCTCCTTAGGGCGCGGTAGAGGGCGAAGGGGTGGACGGTGAGGGGGGAGGAGAGCCTTAGGGAGAGGACCACCTGGAAGATGTCCCCAGCGCGGATGTAGCCGAGGGCCTTCCTGACCGCCTCCAGGTAGGCCTCCCGGCTCATGTCCGCCTGGAAGCTGGCCCTCCCCCCCGCCCGCTCCCCCGGCACCCCGGGGAGGGGGCCCTTGAGCCTCCCCTCCGCCCAGGCCAGGCGCGCCTCCGCCTCCTCCGCGCTTTGGGCCGGGGCCACCAGGTGGAGGAGGCTTTTGGTGTGGTCAAAGACCAGGACCACCTCCGGCTCCACGAAGAGGAGGTCGGGGAGAGAGAGGTCGTCGGGCTTGAGGCTAGGAAGTTTTTCGTAGTAACGGATGAGATCGTAGGCCGCGTACCCCACCACGCCCCCGAAGAAGGGGGGGAGGTCGGGGTGGCGCTCCAGGGGGGCGGAGACGGCTTCGTAGAGGGTGCGCAAGGGGTCTTGGGCCTTCACCTTCTCCCCGTTCACGGTGAAGACCCCGTCCTTAAGGCGGAAGGTGCGCCTCGCCCCCACCCCCACGATGGAGAAGCGGCTCTGCCGCCCCCTTTCCACCGATTCCAGGAGGAAGCTCACGGGGGCCTTTTCCGAAAGCTTCAGGTAGGCGGTCACCGGGGTTTCCAGGTCCGCGAGGAAGGTCCTGCGAAAGGGTCTTATGGGTTCCATGCCGCCCCCTAAAAGAACCCCCCGGGGCCTACCCCGGGGGAAAGACCGCCTCCCTCCCGGGGCCTAGCCGGGCCACCAGAAGGAGGTCGGGGTCATGCTCCCAGGATAGCCCAAGGGGGCCTCCTGGGTCTAGGGGGTCCTAAAACCGCTCGGCCACGGTCTTCATCTCCAGGAAGTGGAGGAGGTAGTCGGGGCCGCCCGCCTTGGTGTCGGTGCCGGAGAGGCCGAAGCCGCCAAAGGGCTGGACCCCCACCAGGGCCCCGGTGATCTTGCGGTTGAAGTAGAGGTTCCCCACGTGGAACTCCCGCCTCGCCCTCTCCAGG
The genomic region above belongs to Thermus sediminis and contains:
- a CDS encoding DAK2 domain-containing protein, which translates into the protein MASWGPGELAEAFRYATDWFAVYVEELNALNVYPVPDGDTGTNMHLTLESLRRELDLADTSRMAEVARAIAYGSLLGARGNSGVILSQILKGFSQAIRKKGALDAQTLAEALRLGAEAGYRAVMRPVEGTILTVARRAGEGARGDTLEAVLENALKAAQEALAKTPELLPVLKQAGVVDAGGAGYVRLLEGIRGYALGLPLPEPPRVERYAQTAFATEEFGYCTEFLLEGVEVPIEKIREAVAPFGDSLLVVGAEGCVKGHIHTDDPDGLLSAVARFGRMVRTKVEDMTEQHTEILAMAGLLQETPPPTGLVAVAPGHGVARVFRSLGARVVAGGQTQNPSVEDLLSAVRSLPNPKAILLPNNPNVFLGAEEAARLAKEAGKEVHVLRTCTLGQGLAAAVRYAPEREPEELLPEMEEAMRGAVTLEVTWASRDAEVEGLKILKDKPIGLLDGRLVLVGETPEEVLEGLIHLGQEGKEVLTLFLGPNTPKEAVEALAQRFPGLAVEILPGGPDLYAYLGVLE
- a CDS encoding Asp23/Gls24 family envelope stress response protein; translation: MTGRVTVTENALAALLALAAHEVPGVVGMAPAGLKDQVVRILGRQEASEGVVVRPDPTAPGKYQADFYVVVAVGVRIPTVVESLAERAAFAAERLAGVELSQVRVHVVGVGRG
- the ald gene encoding alanine dehydrogenase; protein product: MVIGVPKETKTLENRVALTPGGVESLVRRGHTVLVERGAGLGSGLSDVEYERAGAILVRQEEAWKAEMVVKVKEPLPEEYPFLREGLILFTYLHLAADRTLTKAMLQSGVTGIAYETVQLADGSLPLLIPMSEVAGRMAPQVGAQFLEKPHGGRGILLGGVPGVAPASVVILGGGTVGTNAAKIALGMGAQVTILDVNHKRLQYLDDIFGGRVVTLTATEANIKKSIGHADLLIGAVLVPGAKAPKLVTREMLPLMKEGAVIVDVAVDQGGCVETIRPTTHAEPTYVVDGVVHYGVANMPGAVPRTSTFALTNQTLPYVLKLAEKGLGALLEDEALLKGLNTHRGLLTHPGVAEAFGLAYTPPEEALRR
- the truB gene encoding tRNA pseudouridine(55) synthase TruB — encoded protein: MALYAVDKPLHLTSHDAVDEARKRLNTRRVGHTGTLDPLATGLLLLVSEESTKLVPFLSGEEKEYLAWVSFGATTPTLDAEGPVSEEAPVRLDRKDLESLLPSFLDVKEQVPPLYSAIKVGGKRAYEAAREGKPLELGPRPVRYLEVELLALDPEPTPHPIAPSAKGWRLAEKGGRRVELPKPPGPYPTAVIRLVVGPGTYVRAFARDLGERLKTKAFLSGLVRTRIGKVGLERAVRLSELSPDKAIPEVDVLPFPVVELSHTEARRVLEGVPLPIPALGYVTLVDSRRRLLAIAEGDGFKLKIKRVFVKEA
- a CDS encoding enoyl-CoA hydratase/isomerase family protein → MELQSHYPSLGFAWPRPGVLEVTFRGERLNAMSPETHRALSQVWRDLEEVEGVRAVLLRGEGGVFSAGGSFALIEEMRASPEALMRVYREARDLVLRPLDFPRPIVAAVEGVAVGAGLALALAADVAVVGKGARLLDGHLRLGVAAGDHAVLLWPLLVGMAKAKYHLLLNEPLTGEEAERLGLVALAVEDGEVYGRALEVAERLAQGPKEALEHTKRALNHWFRAFLPHFELSLALEFLGFFGKELEEGLKALKEKRPPDFP
- a CDS encoding pseudouridine synthase; the protein is MKETMRLQAFLARAGVASRRKAEELILKGLVRVNGEVARLGQKVGPAHVVEVAGKRVELPQERVVLALHKPRGYTTTRSDPHARRTVYELLPEIPSLQAVGRLDRDSEGLLLFSNDGELTFRLTHPRYGVKKVYRVWTERGTLPEALCRRLLGGVALEDGPARALACRPAPGGALLTLGEGRKREVRRMLKALGYPVKRLVRLQIGPIRLGSLPPGRWRRLSPEEVQALLEEVGLE
- the hpt gene encoding hypoxanthine phosphoribosyltransferase, yielding MRGMFTAGNGPVQISAEAIQRRVAELGEAIARDYQGKTPHLVCVLNGAFIFMADLVRAIPLPLTLDFIAISSYGNAFRSSGEVELLKDLRLPIHGRDVIVVEDIVDTGLTLSYLLDYLEARRPASIRVAALLSKPARRQVEVPIHYLGFEIADAYVYGYGLDRAQFDRNLPFVTSIRPEEE